The following proteins are encoded in a genomic region of Candidatus Dormiibacterota bacterium:
- a CDS encoding phytoene/squalene synthase family protein, which yields MSVHQARPADALHGQQLVADGRRECARVARNGARTFYVAFCLLPPRRRHAIHAVYAFSRVADDIADDPALPAAEKHRRLGELRDGLGAVYSAAPHTPRQAALADAVRVFDIPRPLLETLVDGVAMDVEPRRHADLAALRAYCHAVAGVVGQMCIRIFGAAGPEADALAGELGFALQLTNILRDLAEDAADGRFYLPQDELAAHRLDEAAVLAAVPGDAPATRFLALQAERAAQAFQAAGALLPLVPRGSRPCLAGIALLYRTLLDRLRERDCVPCQARLRLDTRTKLAVAGRAVVGGAVIGRL from the coding sequence GTGAGCGTCCACCAGGCTCGGCCTGCCGACGCGCTCCACGGCCAGCAGCTGGTGGCCGACGGCCGCCGCGAGTGCGCCCGGGTGGCCCGCAACGGCGCGCGCACCTTCTACGTCGCCTTCTGCCTGCTGCCGCCGCGCCGCCGCCACGCCATCCACGCGGTGTACGCCTTCAGCCGCGTCGCCGACGACATCGCCGACGACCCGGCCCTCCCCGCCGCCGAGAAGCACCGCCGCCTCGGCGAGCTCCGCGACGGGCTCGGTGCGGTGTACTCGGCGGCCCCCCACACCCCCCGGCAGGCGGCGCTCGCCGACGCGGTGCGGGTCTTCGACATCCCCCGGCCGCTGCTGGAGACGCTGGTCGACGGTGTCGCCATGGACGTCGAGCCCCGCCGCCACGCCGACCTCGCCGCGCTGCGCGCCTACTGCCACGCCGTCGCCGGGGTGGTCGGCCAGATGTGCATCCGCATCTTCGGGGCCGCCGGGCCCGAGGCGGACGCGCTCGCCGGCGAGCTGGGGTTCGCCCTGCAGCTCACCAACATCCTCCGCGACCTCGCCGAGGACGCCGCCGACGGCCGCTTCTACCTCCCCCAGGACGAGCTCGCCGCCCATCGCCTCGACGAGGCAGCGGTGCTCGCCGCGGTGCCCGGCGACGCCCCGGCGACCCGGTTCCTCGCCCTCCAGGCGGAGCGGGCGGCCCAGGCCTTCCAGGCCGCCGGGGCGCTGCTGCCGCTGGTGCCCCGGGGCAGCCGTCCCTGCCTGGCGGGCATCGCGCTCCTCTACCGCACCCTCCTCGACCGGCTCCGCGAGCGCGACTGCGTGCCCTGTCAGGCGCGGCTGCGGCTCGACACCCGGACCAAGCTGGCGGTGGCGGGCCGGGCTGTGGTCGGCGGTGCGGTGATCGGGCGGCTGTGA
- a CDS encoding squalene/phytoene synthase family protein: protein MTASAAPPLPGDGLGVARRRENFPLAWLCGPRLRSRRLAVYGFCRLVDDLGDEYAGDRVAALDAAEAQVRAAARGAATHPVFTALQPLLAGGGMPPDPFLHMIEANRVDQRVSAYESWDTLDAYCALSAAPVGEMVLHLEGAATPERLRLSASACAGLQLANHWQDLAEDARRRRCYVPRDVLERHGVGVAQLAAGVAAPGFPGMLAECLAAARDRLAAGWPLVAGLGRRRLAVEVAGFVAHGAAACDAVDAAGPGLLRRRPAAGTAGRARAALTALRALVDPVPPPRSLRR, encoded by the coding sequence GTGACCGCGAGCGCCGCCCCCCCGCTTCCCGGCGACGGCCTGGGCGTCGCCCGCCGGCGCGAGAACTTCCCCCTCGCGTGGCTGTGCGGGCCGCGGCTGCGCTCCCGCCGCCTCGCCGTCTACGGCTTCTGCCGGCTGGTCGACGACCTCGGCGACGAGTACGCGGGCGATCGCGTCGCCGCCCTCGACGCCGCCGAGGCCCAGGTTCGCGCCGCCGCCCGCGGTGCCGCCACCCATCCGGTCTTCACCGCGCTGCAGCCGCTGCTCGCCGGCGGCGGCATGCCTCCCGACCCGTTCCTGCACATGATCGAGGCCAACCGGGTCGACCAGCGGGTCTCCGCGTACGAGAGCTGGGACACGCTCGACGCCTACTGCGCGCTGAGCGCCGCCCCGGTGGGGGAGATGGTGCTCCACCTCGAGGGCGCCGCCACCCCGGAGCGGCTGCGACTGTCGGCGAGCGCGTGCGCCGGGCTGCAGCTCGCCAACCACTGGCAGGACCTCGCCGAGGACGCCCGGCGGCGGCGTTGCTACGTTCCCCGCGACGTCCTCGAGCGCCACGGCGTCGGGGTGGCGCAGCTGGCCGCCGGGGTGGCCGCGCCCGGCTTCCCGGGGATGCTGGCGGAGTGCCTCGCCGCCGCCCGCGACCGGCTCGCCGCCGGCTGGCCGCTGGTCGCCGGCCTGGGACGCCGGCGCCTCGCCGTCGAGGTGGCCGGCTTCGTCGCCCACGGAGCCGCCGCCTGCGACGCCGTCGATGCCGCCGGGCCCGGGCTGCTGCGGCGCCGGCCCGCCGCGGGCACCGCCGGCCGGGCGAGGGCCGCGCTCACCGCGCTGCGCGCCCTCGTCGACCCGGTGCCGCCGCCGCGGAGCCTGCGGCGGTGA
- the hpnH gene encoding adenosyl-hopene transferase HpnH, with protein MRFPLRMTVDSSIHAARAKRTGDAHSPMVLMLEPTLACNLACIGCGKILEYEDNRTELTVEQCLDAAREAGAPVVSICGGEPLIYRGIDELVEGLIQMGKHLILCTNGLRLEGFAKRRTPHPQLSFAVHLDGMEETHDHIVARAGVFEIAVRAIAVAKAEGHRVTTNTTIYRETDVEEVRAMLELVTSLGVDGVLLSPAFGYEAIDKSVVMTRDEIVAKFRAIQSFDSRYPVLTSPIYREFLRGERSLTCHAWGTVTRNPYGWKGPCYLITDQVHESCHDLITKTDFDAYGPGRDPRCEHCMMHSSFEPAAADAAASSLRDLFRTLRWTVT; from the coding sequence GTGCGCTTCCCGCTCCGGATGACCGTCGACTCGTCGATCCACGCGGCCCGGGCCAAGCGCACCGGCGACGCCCACTCGCCGATGGTGCTCATGCTCGAGCCCACCCTGGCGTGCAACCTCGCCTGCATCGGCTGCGGGAAGATCCTCGAGTACGAGGACAACCGCACCGAGCTCACCGTCGAGCAGTGCCTCGACGCGGCGCGCGAGGCGGGCGCGCCGGTGGTCTCCATCTGCGGCGGCGAGCCGCTCATCTACCGCGGCATCGACGAGCTGGTCGAGGGCCTGATCCAGATGGGCAAGCACCTCATCCTCTGCACCAACGGGCTGCGCCTGGAGGGCTTCGCGAAGCGGCGCACGCCGCACCCGCAGCTGAGCTTCGCGGTGCACCTCGACGGCATGGAGGAGACCCACGACCACATCGTTGCCCGGGCCGGGGTCTTCGAGATCGCGGTGCGCGCCATCGCCGTCGCCAAGGCGGAGGGCCACCGGGTCACCACCAACACCACCATCTACCGTGAGACCGACGTCGAGGAGGTCCGCGCGATGCTGGAGCTGGTGACCTCGCTGGGGGTGGACGGGGTGCTGCTCTCGCCCGCCTTCGGCTACGAGGCGATCGACAAGTCGGTGGTGATGACCCGCGACGAGATCGTCGCCAAGTTCCGTGCCATCCAGTCCTTCGACAGCCGCTACCCGGTGCTCACCTCGCCGATCTACCGCGAGTTCCTGCGCGGCGAGCGCAGCCTCACCTGCCACGCGTGGGGCACGGTCACCCGCAACCCCTACGGGTGGAAGGGCCCGTGCTACCTGATCACCGACCAGGTCCACGAGAGCTGCCACGACCTGATCACCAAGACCGACTTCGACGCCTACGGACCGGGGCGCGACCCCCGCTGCGAGCACTGCATGATGCACTCCAGCTTCGAGCCCGCCGCCGCCGACGCCGCCGCGAGCAGCCTTCGCGACCTCTTCCGCACGCTGCGATGGACGGTGACGTGA
- the shc gene encoding squalene--hopene cyclase: MTAALPLPARPPRAGSLAPDAELLDAACDRARDGLLAQQRADGHWSYRLQSNVCMEAEYLLLGRILGRADPERERRLVTRILDDQLPDGGFPTHAAGPADADVTVEALAALRAAGLPADHPRVAAARAAAERLGGLAATRVFTRMWLACAGLRPWEGLPELPPEMLFLPERAPLGLMRFASWARATIVPLTVVLTLRPPCDAIVLERGAIPDGAPGGRRRPVPTGPLASAFLGVDRLLGAYRRLPRQPGRGRALARAEAWIVEHQDADGAIGGIQPPMAYQCLALHALGHRPGSPALERAWGAFEGFVLDDGERCEIQACVSPVWDTALAMCALADLGVAPGHEAMRRAARWLLDEEVRVRGDWARMRPRLPAGGWAFEYHNDLYPDVDDTAIVLCALGAAEAEGRDQAVLRGLRWMLGMRCRDGGVAAFDAQNTSRLVGRIPFCDFGAVTDPPSADVTAHVLEAAARWGLGATHRDVVAMRGWLLRHQEADGSWFGRWGVNHVYGTAAAVPGLIAGGLHRLHPAVQRGVAWLLGAQREDGSFGEDCGSYRDPALRGRGEPTPSQTAWGLQGLCAGGEAGSGAAARAARWLIDQQGADGLWRDPRFTGTGFPGDFYLGYHGYAAYFPGAALGRYRRTRPTSGRREAGRAPIKLTGAITGLHVETGNGRRSAPTKEALS, translated from the coding sequence GTGACCGCCGCCCTCCCGCTGCCCGCCCGGCCGCCCCGCGCCGGCTCGCTCGCACCCGACGCCGAGCTGCTCGACGCCGCCTGCGACCGCGCCCGCGACGGGCTGCTCGCCCAGCAGCGCGCCGACGGCCACTGGTCGTACCGGCTGCAGAGCAACGTCTGCATGGAGGCGGAGTACCTGCTGCTGGGCCGCATCCTCGGCCGCGCCGACCCCGAGCGGGAGCGGCGGCTGGTGACCCGGATCCTCGACGACCAGCTCCCCGACGGCGGCTTCCCCACCCACGCCGCCGGCCCGGCGGATGCCGACGTCACCGTCGAGGCGCTGGCCGCGCTGCGCGCCGCGGGGCTGCCCGCCGACCACCCGAGGGTCGCCGCCGCCCGCGCCGCCGCCGAGCGCCTCGGCGGCCTCGCCGCCACCCGGGTGTTCACCCGGATGTGGCTCGCCTGCGCCGGGCTGCGGCCCTGGGAGGGGCTGCCCGAGCTGCCCCCCGAGATGCTGTTCCTCCCCGAGCGGGCGCCGCTGGGGCTGATGCGCTTCGCCTCCTGGGCGCGGGCGACGATCGTGCCGCTGACCGTCGTGCTCACCCTTCGGCCCCCCTGCGACGCGATCGTGCTCGAGCGCGGCGCCATCCCCGACGGCGCCCCCGGGGGGCGGCGGCGGCCCGTCCCCACCGGCCCGCTGGCGTCCGCCTTCCTCGGCGTCGACCGCCTGCTCGGCGCCTACCGGCGGCTCCCCCGCCAGCCCGGCCGGGGGCGTGCCCTCGCCCGCGCCGAGGCCTGGATCGTCGAGCACCAGGACGCCGACGGCGCCATCGGCGGGATCCAGCCGCCGATGGCGTACCAGTGCCTCGCCCTCCACGCCCTCGGCCACCGCCCCGGCAGCCCGGCGCTGGAGCGCGCCTGGGGCGCCTTCGAGGGCTTCGTGCTCGACGACGGCGAGCGCTGCGAGATCCAGGCCTGCGTCTCCCCGGTGTGGGACACCGCCCTGGCGATGTGCGCCCTCGCCGACCTCGGTGTCGCCCCCGGCCACGAGGCGATGCGCCGGGCGGCCCGCTGGCTGCTCGACGAGGAGGTGCGGGTGCGCGGCGACTGGGCGCGGATGCGGCCGCGGCTGCCCGCCGGCGGATGGGCATTCGAGTACCACAACGACCTCTACCCCGACGTCGACGACACCGCCATCGTGCTCTGCGCCCTGGGTGCCGCCGAGGCGGAGGGCCGCGACCAGGCGGTGCTCCGTGGGCTGCGCTGGATGCTCGGGATGCGCTGCCGCGACGGCGGCGTCGCCGCCTTCGACGCCCAGAACACCAGCCGGCTGGTGGGCCGCATCCCCTTCTGCGACTTCGGCGCGGTCACCGACCCGCCCAGCGCCGACGTCACCGCCCACGTGCTCGAGGCCGCGGCGCGCTGGGGGCTCGGCGCCACCCACCGCGACGTCGTGGCGATGCGCGGCTGGCTGCTCCGCCACCAGGAGGCGGACGGCTCGTGGTTCGGCCGCTGGGGGGTGAACCACGTCTACGGCACCGCCGCGGCCGTCCCGGGGCTGATCGCCGGCGGCCTGCACCGGCTCCATCCCGCGGTGCAGCGCGGTGTCGCCTGGCTGCTCGGCGCCCAGCGCGAGGACGGCAGCTTCGGCGAGGACTGCGGCTCCTACCGCGACCCCGCGCTGCGCGGCCGCGGCGAGCCCACCCCGTCCCAGACCGCCTGGGGCCTGCAGGGCCTCTGCGCCGGTGGCGAGGCGGGCAGCGGTGCCGCGGCGCGGGCGGCGCGATGGCTGATCGACCAGCAGGGCGCCGACGGGCTGTGGCGCGACCCGCGGTTCACCGGCACCGGGTTCCCCGGCGACTTCTACCTCGGCTACCACGGCTACGCCGCCTACTTCCCCGGGGCCGCGCTGGGCCGCTACCGCCGCACCCGTCCCACCTCCGGCAGGCGCGAGGCCGGCCGGGCCCCGATCAAGCTGACCGGCGCCATCACCGGCCTCCACGTCGAGACCGGGAACGGCAGGAGATCAGCGCCGACCAAGGAGGCTCTGTCGTAG
- a CDS encoding polyprenyl synthetase family protein has protein sequence MAAVLGPGVAPSIPARSAELRSRIDGGLRLALGDCPEAMRPLCGEALGVLGADGAPIASGGKRLRPLLCLQVCDALGGDLDLALLPALALECIHAFSLVHDDIADGDRERRGRPSLWARAGTGPALNAGDALMALGLGLAWRASPWAAALIHSATLSMIEGQHLDMSAEGAIAPTIADWERLATRKTGALFAASSAAGAATARDGDDTVVEAFWRLGERLGLAFQARDDILGVWGDPARTGKPVGGDLTRRKASLPIAAALDRGGAADLAAALDDPASSVERLLELLESAGARERALEVEEGHRRAVEALLGALVSEVDGGAALHGLVEAMWGRSS, from the coding sequence ATGGCGGCGGTGCTCGGACCCGGCGTTGCCCCTTCCATCCCCGCGCGCAGCGCCGAGCTGCGCTCCCGCATCGACGGCGGCCTCCGCCTCGCCCTCGGCGACTGCCCGGAGGCGATGCGGCCGCTCTGCGGCGAGGCCCTCGGCGTGCTCGGGGCCGACGGCGCCCCGATCGCCTCCGGCGGCAAGCGGCTGCGGCCGCTGCTCTGCCTGCAGGTCTGCGACGCGCTCGGCGGCGACCTCGACCTGGCGCTGCTGCCGGCGCTCGCGCTGGAGTGCATCCACGCCTTCTCGCTGGTCCACGACGACATCGCCGACGGCGACCGCGAGCGCCGCGGCCGCCCCTCGCTGTGGGCGCGCGCCGGCACCGGCCCGGCGCTCAACGCGGGCGACGCCCTGATGGCCCTCGGCCTCGGGCTGGCGTGGCGGGCGAGCCCCTGGGCGGCGGCGCTGATCCACAGCGCCACCCTGTCGATGATCGAGGGACAGCACCTCGACATGAGCGCCGAGGGCGCGATCGCCCCCACCATCGCCGACTGGGAGCGGCTGGCGACGCGCAAGACCGGGGCGCTGTTCGCCGCCTCCAGCGCCGCCGGGGCGGCCACCGCCCGCGACGGCGACGACACCGTGGTCGAGGCCTTCTGGCGGCTCGGCGAGCGGCTCGGTCTCGCCTTCCAGGCCCGCGACGACATCCTCGGCGTCTGGGGCGACCCCGCCCGGACCGGCAAGCCGGTCGGCGGCGACCTGACCCGGCGCAAGGCCAGCCTCCCGATCGCGGCCGCCCTCGACCGGGGTGGCGCCGCCGACCTCGCGGCCGCCCTCGACGACCCCGCCAGCAGCGTCGAGCGGCTGCTCGAGCTGCTCGAGTCCGCGGGCGCCAGGGAGCGCGCCCTCGAGGTCGAGGAGGGGCACCGGCGCGCCGTCGAGGCGCTGCTCGGCGCGCTGGTGTCCGAGGTCGACGGCGGCGCGGCGCTGCACGGGCTGGTCGAGGCGATGTGGGGACGCAGCTCGTGA
- the ispH gene encoding 4-hydroxy-3-methylbut-2-enyl diphosphate reductase, which translates to MGRGSSSLPRGGTRLETVRARFTGPCFGVRDALATVEAALGDGDPRSVVALGSIVHNPQAQQRLALRGLSVERDPARVREGARVVITAHGAAPAVFAEASRRGLDVVDTTCPLVRRVQEAAMAVRDSGRTLVVIGHGEHPEVRGVLGWAGCGHLVPTAAEAEQVPAGRHLGVVVQSTFPGAHLPPILAALERRALSLEVHDTRCPVVTMRQRDGGRLVAQADVIVVVGGRSSANTRALAESCGAHRPTYHVETPDEVRPEWFSPGQRIGIASGTSTPDWLVDAVDDLCRSF; encoded by the coding sequence CTGGGTCGCGGATCGTCTTCCCTTCCTCGAGGAGGCACCAGGCTGGAGACCGTCCGCGCCCGCTTCACCGGCCCGTGCTTCGGGGTGCGCGACGCCCTCGCCACCGTCGAGGCGGCGCTCGGCGACGGCGACCCGCGCTCCGTCGTGGCGCTCGGCTCGATCGTGCACAACCCTCAGGCACAGCAGCGGCTGGCGCTCCGCGGCCTGAGCGTCGAGCGCGATCCGGCGCGCGTCCGCGAGGGCGCGCGGGTGGTGATCACCGCCCACGGGGCGGCGCCGGCGGTCTTCGCGGAGGCGTCGCGGCGCGGCCTCGACGTGGTCGACACCACCTGCCCCCTGGTGCGTCGTGTGCAGGAGGCGGCGATGGCGGTCCGCGACAGCGGCCGCACCCTGGTGGTGATCGGCCACGGCGAGCATCCCGAGGTGCGCGGTGTGCTCGGCTGGGCGGGCTGCGGCCACCTCGTCCCCACCGCCGCCGAGGCCGAGCAGGTGCCCGCCGGCCGGCACCTCGGGGTGGTGGTGCAGAGCACCTTCCCGGGGGCGCACCTGCCGCCCATCCTCGCCGCGCTCGAGCGGCGGGCGCTGAGCCTCGAGGTGCACGACACCCGCTGCCCGGTGGTGACCATGCGCCAGCGCGACGGCGGCCGGCTGGTGGCGCAGGCGGATGTCATCGTGGTCGTCGGCGGCCGGTCGAGCGCCAACACCCGGGCGCTTGCGGAGAGCTGCGGGGCCCACCGTCCGACCTACCATGTCGAGACTCCCGACGAGGTGCGGCCGGAGTGGTTCTCGCCGGGGCAGCGCATCGGCATCGCCAGCGGCACCTCGACCCCCGACTGGCTCGTCGACGCCGTCGACGACCTCTGCAGGAGCTTCTGA
- a CDS encoding PLP-dependent transferase encodes MDADWALASRAAHAGLGSDPASGAIAPPLVPSSIFEHGNPGGYEYGRERNPLWERLEATLADLDGGAAAVVFSAGVAALAAVLGTVPPGAAVVGPHNGYSGTRRLLHELDAAGRIEMRLVDIADTDAVSAASAGAALCCLETITNPLLTVCDVPACAAAAHAAGARVLVDSTLTPPCTMRPLELGADLVVHSLTKYAGGHSDLVLGAVVAAGATDAEAIRSLRTRDGAIPGQLEAWLTLRGLRTLEVRVRRQMENAAALAHRLAGHPDVAAVHYPGLPAHPQHERAARLLEGGFGALVGVVVEGGVERADAVCRATRLWTHATSLGGTESTLERRGRYDLDAPLCPDGFLRLSVGIEDAADLIADLDAALAASRPG; translated from the coding sequence ATGGACGCGGACTGGGCCCTCGCCAGCCGGGCGGCGCACGCGGGCCTGGGGTCCGACCCGGCCTCGGGGGCGATCGCGCCGCCGCTGGTGCCCAGCTCGATCTTCGAGCACGGCAACCCCGGCGGCTACGAGTACGGCCGCGAGCGCAACCCGCTCTGGGAGCGGCTCGAGGCCACCCTCGCCGACCTCGACGGGGGCGCGGCCGCGGTGGTGTTCTCGGCCGGCGTCGCCGCCCTCGCCGCGGTGCTCGGCACGGTCCCGCCGGGCGCGGCGGTGGTGGGGCCGCACAACGGCTACTCGGGCACCCGGCGGCTCCTCCACGAGCTCGACGCCGCCGGCCGCATCGAGATGCGGCTCGTCGACATCGCCGACACCGACGCGGTGTCGGCGGCGTCGGCGGGAGCCGCGCTGTGCTGCCTCGAGACCATCACCAACCCGCTGCTCACCGTCTGCGACGTGCCCGCGTGCGCCGCCGCCGCCCACGCCGCCGGGGCGCGGGTGCTGGTCGACAGCACCCTCACCCCACCGTGCACGATGCGTCCCCTCGAGCTCGGTGCCGACCTGGTGGTGCACTCGCTCACCAAGTACGCGGGCGGCCACAGCGACCTCGTCCTCGGCGCCGTGGTGGCCGCCGGCGCCACCGACGCGGAGGCGATCCGCAGCCTGCGCACCCGCGACGGGGCCATCCCCGGGCAGCTCGAGGCCTGGCTGACCCTGCGCGGCCTGCGCACCCTCGAGGTGCGGGTGCGCCGGCAGATGGAGAACGCGGCGGCGCTCGCCCACCGGCTCGCCGGGCACCCCGACGTGGCCGCGGTGCACTACCCCGGGCTGCCCGCGCACCCGCAGCACGAGCGCGCCGCCCGCCTGCTCGAGGGCGGCTTCGGCGCCCTCGTCGGGGTGGTGGTCGAGGGCGGGGTCGAGCGCGCCGACGCGGTCTGCCGCGCCACCCGGCTGTGGACCCACGCCACCAGCCTCGGCGGCACCGAGTCGACGCTGGAGCGGCGCGGACGCTACGACCTCGACGCCCCGCTCTGCCCGGACGGGTTCCTCCGCCTGTCGGTGGGCATCGAGGACGCCGCCGACCTCATCGCGGACCTCGACGCGGCGCTCGCGGCCAGCCGCCCCGGCTGA
- a CDS encoding DUF6777 domain-containing protein: MAGDGRGLRGKGLVALGVVAGLLAGLLLAVGLLGRGGGTTAQAAGEIYLAPAASTGPNPFTASLMTPGATSLPPTPTAAPPPPAAPRDAGAATPPVAAAATAARSAPATALTTVDGSMPQLYGGRVGVSRCDPRLLVRVLGGDGDVERAWAVSEGIDAEAVRDFLDELVPADLLDDVRVTDWRRVDGRGVAVQVVLERGTTVLVDHFGVPRVRCQSGDPLTLPDRVQRTARFVGEAWEEFRPATLIVIEPAPRVLPTLVLLETGTGEAFGRPLGGGRPDIDPRTLVARQAELGVVVNVAPPRSADAVQELRLTPWGGPPGSRVLGFGTGWPAGDRVRIEPCVGGRPETCALRPEAAVFVVVDPDGTFRAVALAVPGDVRLSDYVEFYVQDLHDGHRERTFDSPWRVAEAECRDDCGPAPGCHPPYCDPGDHHGCRCMVRTDPVCQLESCDRCPADRCAARLRQEPTATPRPRTDSTSSHALTGSGEASRALASPQPSPGGRQSTGQGGQTAQASTSSQGTQTTRTHTTTAQATTAQSSSTTTRTTQQSTRSQAQTTSSTTHAPPPPPPPPTPSSTPARSQTTTRSSAQPTRTQTQTQSASTTQGPPPPPPPHPTPTPAPQPGH; the protein is encoded by the coding sequence ATGGCGGGAGACGGGCGGGGCCTCCGCGGGAAGGGGCTGGTGGCACTCGGGGTCGTCGCGGGCCTGCTCGCGGGTCTGCTGCTCGCCGTCGGCCTGCTCGGCCGCGGGGGTGGCACCACCGCGCAGGCCGCCGGCGAGATCTACCTCGCCCCCGCCGCCAGCACCGGCCCCAACCCCTTCACCGCCTCGCTGATGACCCCGGGGGCGACGTCCCTGCCGCCCACCCCGACGGCGGCGCCGCCCCCGCCCGCCGCGCCCCGCGACGCGGGTGCCGCGACGCCCCCGGTCGCCGCCGCCGCCACCGCGGCGCGCAGCGCCCCGGCGACCGCGCTCACCACCGTCGACGGGTCGATGCCGCAGCTCTACGGCGGCCGCGTCGGGGTCAGCCGCTGCGATCCCCGGCTGCTGGTGCGGGTGCTCGGCGGCGACGGCGACGTGGAGCGCGCCTGGGCGGTATCGGAGGGGATCGACGCCGAGGCGGTCCGCGACTTCCTCGACGAGCTCGTGCCCGCCGACCTCCTCGACGACGTCCGGGTCACCGACTGGCGCCGCGTCGACGGTCGCGGCGTCGCCGTCCAGGTGGTGCTGGAGCGGGGCACCACCGTGCTCGTCGACCACTTCGGCGTCCCCCGGGTGCGCTGCCAGAGCGGCGATCCGCTGACCCTTCCCGACCGGGTGCAGCGCACCGCGCGCTTCGTCGGCGAGGCCTGGGAGGAGTTCCGGCCGGCGACGCTCATCGTCATCGAGCCGGCGCCGAGGGTGCTCCCCACCCTGGTCCTGCTCGAGACCGGGACCGGGGAGGCGTTCGGGCGTCCCCTGGGCGGCGGCAGGCCCGACATCGACCCGCGGACGCTGGTCGCCCGGCAGGCGGAGCTCGGGGTGGTGGTGAACGTCGCCCCGCCGCGGTCCGCGGACGCGGTGCAGGAGCTGCGGCTCACGCCCTGGGGCGGCCCGCCGGGGTCGAGGGTGCTCGGCTTCGGCACCGGGTGGCCGGCGGGCGACCGGGTCCGGATCGAACCCTGCGTGGGCGGCCGGCCGGAGACCTGCGCGCTGCGTCCCGAGGCGGCGGTCTTCGTCGTGGTCGACCCCGACGGCACCTTCCGGGCGGTGGCGCTCGCCGTGCCCGGTGACGTGCGCCTCTCGGACTACGTCGAGTTCTACGTGCAGGACCTGCACGACGGCCACCGCGAGCGCACCTTCGACTCGCCGTGGCGGGTCGCCGAGGCCGAGTGCCGCGACGACTGCGGCCCGGCTCCGGGCTGCCACCCACCGTACTGCGACCCCGGCGACCATCACGGCTGCCGCTGCATGGTCCGCACCGACCCGGTCTGCCAGCTCGAGAGCTGCGACCGGTGCCCGGCCGATCGCTGCGCCGCGCGCCTCCGCCAGGAGCCGACCGCGACGCCGCGCCCCCGGACCGACTCGACCAGCAGCCACGCCCTCACCGGCTCCGGCGAGGCGAGCAGGGCGCTCGCCTCCCCGCAGCCGTCCCCCGGCGGGCGGCAGTCGACCGGCCAGGGCGGGCAGACGGCGCAGGCGTCCACGTCCTCGCAGGGCACCCAGACCACCCGCACCCACACGACGACCGCCCAGGCCACCACCGCCCAGAGCAGCAGCACCACCACGCGCACGACCCAGCAGAGCACCCGGTCGCAGGCGCAGACCACCTCCTCGACCACCCACGCGCCGCCGCCGCCACCTCCGCCTCCGACGCCGTCGAGCACGCCGGCGCGCTCCCAGACCACGACCCGGTCGAGCGCGCAGCCCACCCGCACCCAGACCCAGACGCAGTCGGCGTCGACCACGCAGGGGCCGCCGCCGCCGCCACCGCCGCACCCGACTCCGACGCCGGCTCCGCAGCCCGGCCACTGA